A part of Aegilops tauschii subsp. strangulata cultivar AL8/78 chromosome 2, Aet v6.0, whole genome shotgun sequence genomic DNA contains:
- the LOC109752970 gene encoding uncharacterized protein isoform X2 — MADSDAESRGPPVAAVDVRRGIFDRLRATGNQEALSGPFFDRALEDHYERLPSSYYIDLDVNKADDVLLHCRRDPAALSLSPPSAPSSVPERVLKDDAIQEKGERARMASFVC, encoded by the exons ATGGCCGACAGCGACGCCGAGAGCCGCGGGCCGCCCGTGGCCGCCGTCGATGTGAGGAGGGGGATCTTCGACCGCCTGCGGGCCACCGGCAACCAGGAGGCACTCTCTGGCCCCTTCTTCGATCGCGCGCTCGAGGACCACTACGAGCGCCTCCCATCCAGCTACTACATCGACCTCGATGTGAACAAGGCCGACGATGTGCTGCTGCACTGCCGACGAGATCCagccgccctctccctctcccctccgtcTGCCCCGTCGTCCGTCCCCGAG AGGGTGCTCAAGGATGACGCCATCCAGGAGAAGGGCGAGCGCGCCAGGATG GCATCTTTCGTATGTTGA
- the LOC109752970 gene encoding uncharacterized protein isoform X1, with amino-acid sequence MADSDAESRGPPVAAVDVRRGIFDRLRATGNQEALSGPFFDRALEDHYERLPSSYYIDLDVNKADDVLLHCRRDPAALSLSPPSAPSSVPEVPRLTAPSQFSSPWLDQRGVFLTFFLSVSVVGPMERVLKDDAIQEKGERARMASFVC; translated from the exons ATGGCCGACAGCGACGCCGAGAGCCGCGGGCCGCCCGTGGCCGCCGTCGATGTGAGGAGGGGGATCTTCGACCGCCTGCGGGCCACCGGCAACCAGGAGGCACTCTCTGGCCCCTTCTTCGATCGCGCGCTCGAGGACCACTACGAGCGCCTCCCATCCAGCTACTACATCGACCTCGATGTGAACAAGGCCGACGATGTGCTGCTGCACTGCCGACGAGATCCagccgccctctccctctcccctccgtcTGCCCCGTCGTCCGTCCCCGAGGTACCCCGCCTGACCGCCCCCAGTCAGTTCTCTTCTCCGTGGCTGGATCAGCGCGGCGTGTTCCTGACGTTTTTTCTCTCTGTCTCTGTGGTTGGACCGATGGAGAGGGTGCTCAAGGATGACGCCATCCAGGAGAAGGGCGAGCGCGCCAGGATG GCATCTTTCGTATGTTGA